CTTGCGCCAGCGCCGTGCGCGTCCCGGTGCCGATGTCCTGCGTGCCGGTATCGAGCCGGACACTGCCTTCGGGATTGAGCGTCACGCGAACGCGTCCCGGAGGATAACCGCCGCCGCCCACCCAGTCGTGCGCAGCGAAGCCGATGCCGCGCCGCATCGGCCCCGTGGCGGGCGCGCGCGCATAGCTGCGCCAACCGAACGCGTTGCGCGCTCGCTCGTAACACAGGCGCAGGCTATCGGGCGAGGTGTACGGTTTCCTGCGCATCTGGTCGGTCTCGGTGTAGTTGCGCAGCCGCAGCTCGATCGGATCGATAGAAAGCGCCCGTGACAGCTCGTCCATCGCGGACTCCAGCGCAAATGCGCCTTCGACATAGCCGGGCGCGCGGAACGCGATCGCCGGCCCGGTATGCGTGTACACGATGCGTTGTTCGGTGCGCACGTTGCGGCAGGCGTACAGCGAGTGGTAGATCCCGTCGGCGATGCTGCCTTCGCCGCCCGCCCGGTAGGCGCCGATCTGCACGTCCACCTCGGCGCAGATCGCGGCGAGCGTGCCGTCGCGCTTCGCACCGATGCGCACGTGCTGGCGCGTGCCATTGCGATTGCCCGCGGCCAGGTTCTCGCCCGCACGGTCGAGCACGAAGCGAACCGGACGGCGCGTTTGCCGGGCGAGCAGCGCGGCGATGACGTCGTGCTTCCATGCGACCTGCTTGGCGCCGAAAGCGCCGCCGATATGCTCGGCGAATACGCGCACCCGGTTCTCCGGCAGTTCCAGCTTTTCCGCCACCTCCTTGCGCAGCGCGAACACGCCCTGGGTCGATGCATACAGCGTCAGCTGTTCGCCTTCCCAGACGGCGGTGCAGGCGTGCGGCTCGAGGCTGTTGTGCAGCGCCACCTGCGTGGTATAGACGCGATCGATGATGAGCTCGGCTTCGCGCATGCCGCGGCGCACGTTGCCGCGGCTCTGGACGGACGGTTGGTCGGCCAGATTGCCTTCGGCATGAACGCTGGGCGCTCCCGGCGCGCGTGCGGCGGCCAGTTCCAGCACGAACGGCAGCGGCTCGTAGTCGACTTCGATCAGGCGCACCGCGTCCTCGGCGATGCGCTCGCTCTCCGCAGCGACCGCAGCCACCTCTTCGCCGGCGAAGCGCGGCGTGCGCTCGAATAGAACGCCGCGGTCGTACCACGAAATGGCAGGGGCGTTGTTGAGGCTCAAGACGGCGTGCACGCCGGGCAGGGCAAGCGCCTTGCGCTCGTCGATGCTGCGAATGCGCGCATGTGCGTGCGGGCTTCGCAGCACCGCGACCCAGAGCATTCCAGGAAGATGCACGTCGCTCGCATAGCGCGCCCGGCCGGTGACTTTTTCCGCGCCTTCGAGGCGCGCTGCGATGGGTGAACGCACCGACGCGGCGGACCCGACCCGCGCGACGGATTCCGGGTGCTCCGTCGCTTCCAGCGTACGGGGATGCGCCTCATCCATCGTAGGCATCGTCGGTAGCATGCGCATCCGCATCGCGTCCGGCTGCGATGCGCCCTGCGCGCAGAAGATTGCGGTACGCCCCGCAGCGGCAGAGGTTGCCGCTCAGTGCACGCTCGATGTCCGCGTCCGCGGGATGCGGATTGTCGGCAAGCAGCGCCTTCAGGCTCATGATCTGACCGGGGGTGCAAAAACCGCACTGGAATGCATCGGCTGCGATGAATGCCTGCTGCACGGGATCCAGCTCGCCGTTCGCGTCGAGACCCTCGATGGTCGTGATCTCGGCTCCATCGCACTCGATCGCGAGCTTGAGGCATGCGTACATCGCGCGTCCGTCGACCAGAACGGTGCAGGCGCCGCAGTTGCCCATGTCGCAGACCTTCTTGGCGCCGGTGAGCTGAAGGTCGTCGCGCAGCACGTCGAGCAGCGAGCGGCGCGGCTCGAGCAGCAGCGAGTGGGCCACGCCGTTGATGTTGAGCAACGCGCTCAGCGGGCCGCTATCCACCGGTGGTCTCTCCGCCCCTGACCTGCAGCACGATTCCCGTGATGAACGACGAATCCGCGTCCGAGGCGAGAAAGACGTAGGCGGGCGGTTCGGCTCATGGACACCTCGGCAGTTGCTACGAATTTGCCCCGGCTGCAAGACCGCGCCCGGGTACGCGCGACACAACGCAAGCGACATGCCTCGGGGGCAGCCACCTCGGTTGCAGCCACCTCGGCGGCAGCCACGAGTGATGCCGCGCGAGGATGTGCCCGCGGCGGCCCCGGGTGGCTATCCGTGGAGGGCTATCCGGTGGACTGCTTTCGATTGGTGCAGGTGTCGCGCTCGAGCTGCGTCGGCAGCTTGGTACAGTCGACCTTGATCGGTGAATCGGGTACCGCGGGCACGGCCGGTTTGACCGGTTTCGCAGCGCGCCCCGGCGGCTTGGGCGCAGGGCAGTCCTGCGGCGGAGCGCACGATTCGCCACGCTCCGGAGCGCCTTGCGGCTCGGGGCGAACATGCTCGTCGCCGGGTTGGGTGCAGGCGAGCAACGCTCCGAAAGTGCCCGAGATGACGGCGTAACGGATGGCTATTCGCATGGCATGCCCCCGCGGTCAGGACCGACGTCACGCAATCGCCATTCCAGCCCCTTGGGCGGGCTGAGCGTCACACGCGTGTCGGCTCCGGCTCGTGCGTCGCGCCGGACTCCTCGCCGCGAGGCGACGGCAGCAGATCCGGGCCCGGAGCCTTGCCGTGCAAATGCTCGCGTCCGGCTGTGTCGAGCGCGCCGCGGATCTCAGCCCGTGCGCGCGGAAGGCTGTCGGGAAAGCGTTCCTGGATGAAGCCGATCAGTCGCTCCCGCACTTCGCAACGCAGATCCCACGCCGTCGAGGCGTCCGGGGCGCTCATCAGCGCGCGCAATTGAACCGTGCGCTCCGTGGCTTCCACGACTTGCAGATTCCACACCTTGCCGTCCCACAGTTTCGAGCTTTGCAGAATGGCGTGCAGCTCGGCGCGCATTTCGTCGAGCGGCACGGTGTAATCCACGTTGAGATAGACCGTGCCGAGCAGCTCGGAGGTTTGCCGGGTCCAGTTCTGAAACGGGTTCTCGATGAAATAGCTCAACGGCACGACCAGCCTGCGCAGGTCCCAGATGCGCACCACGATGTAGGTGTTGGTGATCTCTTCGATGCGCCCCCATTCGCCTTCCACGATGACCACATCGTCGAGCCGGATCGGCTGAGTGAGCGCGAGCTGCAAGCCGGCGAGCAGGTTGGAGAGTGCCGGTCTGGCCGCCGCGCCGACGATGATGCCGGCGATCCCGGCGGATGCGAGCAGGCTTGCACCCACGTTCTCCGCACCGGGAATCTTCATCAGGATGAGCGCCCCTGCGATCGCCCCGACAATCGTGCCTGCAATGCGGCGGAAGATGCTCGCCTGGGTGCGGACACGTCGAGCCGCAAGGTTGTCCGCGATGTCGACCGGGTAGCGCAACGCGACCCAATCGCTGAACACCGCCAGCATCTTGACCAGCAGCCAGGCGATGCCGACGATGAACAGCGCCCCCAGCACGCGCTCGCCGGTGAACGCGATCTCCGGCGCCGGTGGAATGGCGCTCCAAGCCAGGATGATGAAGAGCAAAGGGAACAGCAGGCGTGCGGGCGCCCTGCTATGCGAGACGAGCAGTTCGTCCAATGGACGCGGCGTGCGCCGGGCGATCCGGGCGGCGATCGCGTAGACGACGGAGTGCGCGACGAACCCCAGGATCACCATGAACGCCAAGACGATGAGCGACAAAGCCCACGCGGGCAGCTCGGCGAAAAACTCCTGCATCGATTCCTCCCGGCGCTTTTGCGGTAGGTGGTTGCGGTACTTTGGTTGCGGTCCGCGAGCAACGCAAGGCGGAAGCTGTCACCAGCCCCGCCTCCTCATGTGCGACCGGAGCAGCGCACGAGCGTTCCGTAACCTCGCTCGCCCGCTACCGCGTCCCGGCGCTGCCGCGATCCTCGCCCTCGCGCCAGTGCGCGTAGCATTCGGTGCCGCAGAAGTGATAGATGTATTCTTCGGCGTCGATGCGATACGAGCGCGTGGGGTCGAGCTCGGCGTTGCAGGCGCGACACGAGACCTTGCCCGACTCGCTATCCTCCGGCGCGCGCACCTTGGAGCGCGGCGGCGTCACGCTGTACTTCTGCTCGCCGATGCGCTCCTGGTCGCGCACCGGATTGCGCAGCCCGAGCTCGGCGCTCGGATCGTGCTCGGCGCTCGGATCGTGAGCGCTCGGATCGTTCTTGGGCGGGGGCCTTTTGGGGTCGCTCATGATGTAGCCTCGGGGGTGTCGCAAGCTCACGAGATCGGCGTGACCACGCCGTTTTCCACTCGCACGCGATCACCCGGTCGCAGTATCGGCGACGATTCCTGTGCGATCGCCTGATAGGTGCCGTCGTCCATACGCACGTAGATCTTGAAGAGGTCGTCGGAGCGTACGCGCCGTTCGACTTCGCGGCCCGCAATTGCGCCACCGGCCGCACCCGCGATAGTGGCTGCGGTGTTGCCGCTGCCGCTTCCGATCTGGTTGCCGATCAGCCCGCCGACCACCGCGCCGCCGATGGCGCCCAGAATGCCCGGATTGTTGCGGTCGACGACCTCGACCGATTCCACCGTGCCGTAGCCGGAACGGACCTGAGTGTTGTCGATGCCGGTGCCGGTGAAGCCAGGCATATTGCTGCAGGCCGTCAAGCTCAGCGAGACCAGCAGCACGTAAAAGAATCGCTTGATCGTCATGGCTATCTCCGCAATCTTAGTAGGACGATCAGCCGTCTCGCAGCTGTCATGCCAGCCTGCAATCCAAGCGGGAACATGGTTTGCATCCCGGCTGCCGGCAAGGGCATTCAACAAGTGCGGATCAACCTCGTTTCCTACAATGTTCACGGTTGCCTCGGTTGGGACGGTCGTGCCGATCCCGGGCGCGTCGCAGCCGTATTGAGCGAGGTCGGCGGCGACATCGTGGCGCTGCAGGAAGTGCCGCGTCTCGAACGCGGTGGGGGGCTGTTCCTCAACCGTGTCAGCGCCGTTACGGGATTGAAGGCGATCGCAGGCGCCGAGCTGCTCGGCCATTTCGCGCACTATGGCAACGCGCTCCTTACGCGTTTTGCATTGCGCTCGATGTCCACGATCGATCTGGGCGTGCAGGGCAGGGAGCCGCGCGGGGCGATCCACGTCGAGCTCGACTGCGATGCGGCACGCATTAGCGTCATCGCGACGCACCTCGGCCTGTCGCCCGCGGAACGGCGTACGCAAATCCAGCGCCTACTGCCGGTGGTGATGCAGCAGACTTGTCCGGTCGTGCTGCTCGGCGACATCAACGAGTGGTTCACCTGGGGGCGGCCGTTGCGCTGGCTGCACGCGCACTTCGGGCGGCCACCGGCGCCGCGCAGTTTTCCTTCGATGTGTCCGGCCTTCCGGCTCGACCGGATCTGGGTATCCCGGCCAAGCATCGTCTCCACCGTGCGCGCGCACGTCAGTGCGCTGGCGCGCAGCGCTTCGGATCATCTGCCGGTGAAAGGGTTAGCCGAACTGCGCTGGGCCGATCACTGCGCGCAGGAGATACCCGAACTGACGACCAGGCGGGGCGCGACGGCTGCTTCGTGAGCCACGGCGCTGTCCTCTTCGCACATAGGGTGCGCGTTGGAGAATGCGAAAATGCGCCGGCTTGCCGTGGAAGCGGCATCCCACACTTCCGCCGCGCGGGCGGTCACGCAAATAAGCTGCTTCGACAAAGTGTGGGGTAGATGGCGGCCTTCGCTGGCAGCGCGCCAGACTGAGCGTACATAGGGCGGATCGCGCAGGACGATCGCCCAACCATATACGGTGACGTAGGGGCCGGCGTCTGCGGCTCCGTAAGCGACGGATACGTCCGCGCCGCGCCCGATCTCGCTTGCCGGCTGGCCGTCGGCGCCGACATGAAACCAGAGATGGCCGTTGAACGGCGCCTTCAACGGCGTCATCGGGCGGGTGCGGGGGCGACCCTCGGCATCGATCACGGTGAGCATCGCGCAATCGAAACGATTCAACAGCGTCGCAAGATTATGGACCGATGGAATCATCGCGGGGTCTCCCTACAGAGTTAGGTCCGCCTCGCAATCGACGTGCCCGCTGTGCCCCTAACCACGGGGGACTCCGAGAGCCGCGGCCGGCAATACTTTCCCGACGAGCGTGCTTCAGGCGATCATGCCGAACATCGGCAGCAGCACGAACCACCCGACTGAGCTTGCCCTCGATCAGCACGCGCGAGCCGCCGCTGAAGGGACCATAGTGGCGATTGTGCCGGTCGCTCGGCTCGTCGATCAGCTCGTTGCTGAATACGGTTGCGGCCTCGACGCAGAACAGCATGGCGTAACCCAGCCAGAACGTCTTCATGTCGAGCGGCCGCAGGGCGGCAGCCGCACCGAGGAGGTAAGCGAGGAAGGTCATGGGATAGAACTGCAGGCGCAACGCCCGTAGCCAGGCGAACGCCCGGCCCCATAGATCACGCGATACACCGGCGCGGGCGTATCCATCGTCGTGATGATCTCCGCCGTGCGTCCGGTGAGACAGCCCTCGTAGCCGCTGCCGCCTTCGGTTACGCGGAATGCCCAGCCCGGCGTCAACACGCGGTCGAGCATGCCCTTGAGCAGCGCCGGCATCGTTCCCCACCACGTGGGGAAGACGAACACGAGATGACTGGCCCATTCGATGTCGCCGCGTAGCGACGCGAGGTCCGGTTCCAGGATATGGTCGCACGGGGATGGCGTGCGCACGTTCGGATCGAACCGCGCCTGGCTCAAGTCCCGTATATGGACTTGCGCCGAAGCTTGCGAGCGCGCGCCGATGGCATAGGAGGCGGCGATCGCCGCGCTCAGACTTTGCTCGCCGCGCGGGTGCGCAACCACGACCATGATGCGAGGCGCGTCGGCGGAAGCGTTCACGGCGAACCGTTGCGCATGAGTCGAGCTCAATACATTGGCATGATAACGTCGCGCCAAGCCGGCGCACGCGCGCCAGTACCGCAGCGTCGGTGTCGCTGACAGCAAGCGGCACGCCCGCGGCTCGCAGCGGTGTTTTCTCCGAAAAGCCCGAGCCGCTGCTCGAGGCCCGCCAGGGCATGCGCGTTGCAAGCACGAGGGCCAACGCATTGGGCCAACGTATTTCGTCCCCCGCGCCCGGCTCGAGCCTTACATCGGCGGCTCGGCTGACCACGCCATCGCCACGACCTCGCGACCTCCTCCCGCGAGGGATGCGCGGCGCGTGGGGACGAATCCTCCTTCGGCGGAAGCTTTCCGCTGAGGGCGGGCGGCATTTGCTCGGGACAGGAGCCAGGAGCGCGCGGGACAGGAGCACGCAGGACACGTTTCGTCCGAACCGGGGTAGAATCGCCGGACGAACAATCGCTGCTTGACGTGCCGCCGATCGGCGGCACGCGTACGCGCCGCCCATGCCTCATACGCTGATCGTAGAAGACGACCCGGATTCCGCCGATATGCTCGCCGAGCTTATCAAGGGCGAGGGATTCACCACGGCTACGGCGCATACGCTGGCCGAGGCGCGCCAGCAATTGGCCCTGCGCGAGCCCGACCTCGTCCTGCTGGACCTGGTCTTGCCGGACGGGAACGGCATGGATTTGTTCGCCGATCGCCCGGAAGCCTTTTCCGGCAGCGAAGTGGTCATGATCACGGGCCACGCGAGCCTCGATACCTCGATCCAGGCGCTGCGCCTGGGCGCCACCGACTACCTCGTCAAGCCGATCAATTTCCGCCATCTGAAGAACATCCTGTCGCGCGTGACGCCGCCCGCCGAGCTGCAGAAGCGGATCGCGAGCTTCGAGAAGGATGTGAGCGAGATCGGCCGCTTCGGGCCGCTCTGGGGTCGGTCGAAGGTGATGCGTGAGATCTATCACCAGATCACGCGCGTCGCGCGCACTTCGGTGAGCATACTGGTCTGCGGTCAGAGCGGCACGGGCAAGGAAGTCGTCGCGCAGGCCATCCACGAGCTGAGCCGGCGCCGCGACCGCGCCTTCCTCGCCGTGAACTGCGGCGCCATCTCGCCGCAACTGATCGAAAGCGAGATGTTCGGTCACGAGAAGGGCAGCTTCACCGGCGCCGCCCGCCAGCATCAAGGCTATTTCGAGCGCGCCCACGGCGGCACGCTGCTGCTCGACGAGATCACCGAGATGCCGCTCGACCTGCAGGTGAAGCTGCTGCGCGTGCTCGAGACGCGCATGTTCCAGCGCATCGGCGGCACGGAATCGATCGAGATCGACGTGCGCATCATCGCCGCCACCAACCGGGACCCTTACGAGGCCGTCGCACAGGGTAAGCTGCGCGAGGACTTGCTGTATCGGCTCAACGTCTTTCGCATCGACGTGCCGCCGCTGAGCGAACGGCGCGACGACGTGGAGCTGCTCGGGCAGAACTTCCTCGGCGAGCTCAATACTCTGGAGAAAGCCTCGAAACGCTTCACGCCCGGTGCGATCGAGGCACTGACCGCCTATCATTGGCCTGGAAACGTGCGCCAACTGCGCAATGCCATTCAGCGCGCCTTCATCATGGCCGAGGGTAACGAGATCGACGAAGACTGCCTGTCGTTCGATGCCGTCTCGTCCGCCGCCGCCGCTCCCGCCGATGGCGCGAGCGTCACCGTGCGTGTCGGCACCTCGATCGCGGAGATGGAACGAAAGCTCATCTTCGCCACGCTGGACTACTGCGGCGGCCGGCGCGAGCAGGCGGCCGAGCTGCTCGGCGTGAGCCCCAAGACGCTCTACAACCGGCTGCGCGAGTACGAGCGCGGCAACGGCTGATCCGGTGTGACCCGCGTGCGTGCGGGCACGTGCCTTGCGCCTCCCGCTGTGACATTTTTGTCGAGGAGGCAGCCATGAAAAAGCAGGTTCAC
This genomic window from Betaproteobacteria bacterium contains:
- a CDS encoding endonuclease — translated: MPACNPSGNMVCIPAAGKGIQQVRINLVSYNVHGCLGWDGRADPGRVAAVLSEVGGDIVALQEVPRLERGGGLFLNRVSAVTGLKAIAGAELLGHFAHYGNALLTRFALRSMSTIDLGVQGREPRGAIHVELDCDAARISVIATHLGLSPAERRTQIQRLLPVVMQQTCPVVLLGDINEWFTWGRPLRWLHAHFGRPPAPRSFPSMCPAFRLDRIWVSRPSIVSTVRAHVSALARSASDHLPVKGLAELRWADHCAQEIPELTTRRGATAAS
- a CDS encoding glycine zipper 2TM domain-containing protein; the protein is MTIKRFFYVLLVSLSLTACSNMPGFTGTGIDNTQVRSGYGTVESVEVVDRNNPGILGAIGGAVVGGLIGNQIGSGSGNTAATIAGAAGGAIAGREVERRVRSDDLFKIYVRMDDGTYQAIAQESSPILRPGDRVRVENGVVTPIS
- a CDS encoding DUF3330 domain-containing protein, producing the protein MRAPEDSESGKVSCRACNAELDPTRSYRIDAEEYIYHFCGTECYAHWREGEDRGSAGTR
- a CDS encoding mechanosensitive ion channel encodes the protein MQEFFAELPAWALSLIVLAFMVILGFVAHSVVYAIAARIARRTPRPLDELLVSHSRAPARLLFPLLFIILAWSAIPPAPEIAFTGERVLGALFIVGIAWLLVKMLAVFSDWVALRYPVDIADNLAARRVRTQASIFRRIAGTIVGAIAGALILMKIPGAENVGASLLASAGIAGIIVGAAARPALSNLLAGLQLALTQPIRLDDVVIVEGEWGRIEEITNTYIVVRIWDLRRLVVPLSYFIENPFQNWTRQTSELLGTVYLNVDYTVPLDEMRAELHAILQSSKLWDGKVWNLQVVEATERTVQLRALMSAPDASTAWDLRCEVRERLIGFIQERFPDSLPRARAEIRGALDTAGREHLHGKAPGPDLLPSPRGEESGATHEPEPTRV
- a CDS encoding response regulator, coding for MPHTLIVEDDPDSADMLAELIKGEGFTTATAHTLAEARQQLALREPDLVLLDLVLPDGNGMDLFADRPEAFSGSEVVMITGHASLDTSIQALRLGATDYLVKPINFRHLKNILSRVTPPAELQKRIASFEKDVSEIGRFGPLWGRSKVMREIYHQITRVARTSVSILVCGQSGTGKEVVAQAIHELSRRRDRAFLAVNCGAISPQLIESEMFGHEKGSFTGAARQHQGYFERAHGGTLLLDEITEMPLDLQVKLLRVLETRMFQRIGGTESIEIDVRIIAATNRDPYEAVAQGKLREDLLYRLNVFRIDVPPLSERRDDVELLGQNFLGELNTLEKASKRFTPGAIEALTAYHWPGNVRQLRNAIQRAFIMAEGNEIDEDCLSFDAVSSAAAAPADGASVTVRVGTSIAEMERKLIFATLDYCGGRREQAAELLGVSPKTLYNRLREYERGNG
- a CDS encoding 2Fe-2S iron-sulfur cluster binding domain-containing protein, with protein sequence MSLALCRAYPGAVLQPGQIRSNCRGVHEPNRPPTSFSPRTRIRRSSRESCCRSGAERPPVDSGPLSALLNINGVAHSLLLEPRRSLLDVLRDDLQLTGAKKVCDMGNCGACTVLVDGRAMYACLKLAIECDGAEITTIEGLDANGELDPVQQAFIAADAFQCGFCTPGQIMSLKALLADNPHPADADIERALSGNLCRCGAYRNLLRAGRIAAGRDADAHATDDAYDG
- a CDS encoding molybdopterin-dependent oxidoreductase gives rise to the protein MRMRMLPTMPTMDEAHPRTLEATEHPESVARVGSAASVRSPIAARLEGAEKVTGRARYASDVHLPGMLWVAVLRSPHAHARIRSIDERKALALPGVHAVLSLNNAPAISWYDRGVLFERTPRFAGEEVAAVAAESERIAEDAVRLIEVDYEPLPFVLELAAARAPGAPSVHAEGNLADQPSVQSRGNVRRGMREAELIIDRVYTTQVALHNSLEPHACTAVWEGEQLTLYASTQGVFALRKEVAEKLELPENRVRVFAEHIGGAFGAKQVAWKHDVIAALLARQTRRPVRFVLDRAGENLAAGNRNGTRQHVRIGAKRDGTLAAICAEVDVQIGAYRAGGEGSIADGIYHSLYACRNVRTEQRIVYTHTGPAIAFRAPGYVEGAFALESAMDELSRALSIDPIELRLRNYTETDQMRRKPYTSPDSLRLCYERARNAFGWRSYARAPATGPMRRGIGFAAHDWVGGGGYPPGRVRVTLNPEGSVRLDTGTQDIGTGTRTALAQVCAQTLGVPLGSVQVVLGDTRSELHSPVSSGSATLATLGPAVQAACEQARRRVLESASSLLHVGADRLRIENGRIHSDEPGSEPLDMARICAAVGTRLIQATGKRGSNRRSHSVRTFGAQCVEVEVDTETGQVRVLRVVATHDCGRIINRNLVDSQVIGGVTQAVGFALTEQRIVDPGSGIVLNANLEDYKLPTVADAPDIVHAALDVPDFLANATGAKGIGEPPIIPTAPAIANAIFDAVGVRLHDTPFTACRMLEALQAPPRTRLCDREIGS